The genomic region ATTGCTGTCTTTTTGAGCCGGACTTCCAGTACCCCGTTCTTGAACGAGGCTCTGGAACCCTCATCTTTGACATCGGTGGGCAGCGCAACAATCCGGCGCATCGATCCTGATACGCGTTCCCGTACATAGTAGTCTTTGCCTTTCTCCTCCTTCTCGTTGCTCCGGTCACAGGATATTTCAAGTGCTCGCGGATTCAGGAGCTGGAGCGATACAGTCTCTTTATCAGCGCCCGGGAGATCTGCAGCAACAATAACTTCATCGTCATGCTCCCGCACATCGACTCTGAATTCGCCGCGAATTGCAGGAAGCATGCGATCTCCGACTCCTCCGGCGGGAAGGAGCCGGTGACCGGATGAGGCGGTCTGGAACAGGGTGTCGAGATCCGATCTCATCTCTTCCATCTCACGCCACATAGACTCGAATGGATAACGTCTCCATACCATGGTTTTTCCCTCCTTTCTGGATGTCTTTACCCGCATTGGCTTTGGGGATAACTCAAAGTTAGTAACTATTATATATAAATATTTCTCGAAAGCCGGAATAAAGCGGAATAGTTTATGACGCTCTGATTCTGATGTAGTAGGGAGGCACAGAAAGCATGGGTGAAAAGAAACGAAAAGAAGCCGCGACAAAGAACTGGAAAAAGATAGTCGCGATTGTTGCCGGGGTACTCTTTGTTGTACTCATGGTAGTATCATCGATGGGATCCTCATGGATCAGCAGTTTTGCGGTTGCAAAACCCGGGGATAGTCTCACGCTTGATTATACCCTTTACGACTCATCCGGCAGCCCGATTGTCACGACCGACCAGCAGATCTTCAAGAATGCAGCCGCGAAAGGCGGTGCTATGATCTACTCAAAACAGTTGTCCGTTATTGCCAACCAGTCGTACACTGATTCGGTGTACCCGGTTGATGTATATACAATCGGGAACGGCTGGGGCAACCAGTTCGCGTTCTTCCCCAACGAGTACACCGCGATCAGTTCCGGTATCGTTGGGATGAAAACCAATGAACAGAAGACGATCCGTCTTCCTGCCGATTCCTCCATGACCCAGCTCTGGACTACGGATCAGCTCCTGCGGAACAATGTCAACCTTTCAAACATCAGAGTCGGCGATGTTCTCGCCATGGGGGTCTCAAACAATCCCCTGGAAGAGAAGAGCAATACCACCGCCCTCAACTTCCGCGTTGCAGAGATTACCGGGAAGACAGACTCCGGTGCAACCGTTGACTTCGGGTACCCCCGGATTGACGTCAAGGTAGCAGCAATCAATACAAAGCACTGACCTTCAACCAATCTTTTTTAATCTCATTGATACTATCTAGGCTTCATGGCACTGCAAGTACTTTGCTTTTTCCAGCCTGGATGCATGGGGTGCATGGAGCAGGCTCCTATCAATGCCGGGGTCCAGAAAGCACTCAACCTCCCCATCGAAGAGATTGATGCAGTAAAAAATCCGCAGTATATCAAACAATACCAACTGACTGCAACCCCGACTATCCTCGTGCTGAAGGATGGCAAAGTCCTTGAGCGGTTTGAGGGGGTTGTCCATGCAGAACAACTGGAATCCGTGTTGAAAAAATATCTATAACCGGGTGCCGTAAATCCGTTTCACGCGGTGGGCCACGGTCTTCCAGCCCTCTTTTCTCATCAGCGGTCCGTCGCGCAACTTGAGGTGGGATATCTTGAACCGTTTCCCGGAGACTACATACATCTCTCCGACAACAAATGCCTGTTCCCCGTCGCAGGGCATATAAACGGGAATGGTTTTCCTGCCGTCGTGGATGGAGATCTTGACTACCACCTGCTCGATGGCCCGGGTCCAGAGCGCGGTGATATCCGCAGCTTTCGCACGCTGGGGGCGCTTGTCCCCGCATTCGATGGAAGTAACCTCGACCCCGAATGCATCGTCCCCGCATTCGGCCACAAGGTGATCGTCAATGCTGCACTCGTCATCTTCGGCAAGTTCTATCCCGCAGACCCTGGAGGTTCCTTCGCGGGAGACGATGGCCTTGATCATGAGCGCCTGCGGTTCGCGTTCCTTTGGGATCCGCTGGTGATGGCCGCAGGTTGTGCACCGGACCAGAAGATCGCGGGATTCCGCCACGACTTCGTGTTCGGTCTCATCATTGCACTCCGGGCAGGGGACGGTGATAAACATTGAATATGAATGGCAACCCTCACATGATAAAGCATGGAGGCGCAGGAGATCATCCGGTGCCGGGGGCATCCGCTTGTCCTTGGCACCCACCCGACAACGTTTGAAGTGACCCGCGAGGATCACCTGACGGCAAACGGAAACTGTATCGTCGGTATCGCTGCAGATAAGGGGTGTAGCGGGCTTTCCTCAGCATTCAGAAATCTCCTTGCCCACAATGATGCCGTGCTCCGGACCACCCTCGAATGCGAGGGGCTTTTGGTCACGATCCAATCAAGCGGGTCATCGGAGATGATCCTGGATCACCCGACCGATATGGTCTGGCGCAGGAGCGGTTTTGTCTGCGGGCGGACTATCGGCATTCGATCCGATACTGTTGCGCTGACCCTGCCCCGGGATCTGATAAACAACCTGGTGCAGGGAAAAGAGATGGTCGTTACCCTGACGGCTATGCGTCCCGGCTGAGGGTTGTGATCTTCAGTTCAGCTTCCGCAAGCAGGGATTCGCAC from uncultured Methanoregula sp. harbors:
- a CDS encoding Hsp20/alpha crystallin family protein, coding for MVWRRYPFESMWREMEEMRSDLDTLFQTASSGHRLLPAGGVGDRMLPAIRGEFRVDVREHDDEVIVAADLPGADKETVSLQLLNPRALEISCDRSNEKEEKGKDYYVRERVSGSMRRIVALPTDVKDEGSRASFKNGVLEVRLKKTAIPSRSRIEIE
- a CDS encoding thioredoxin family protein — encoded protein: MALQVLCFFQPGCMGCMEQAPINAGVQKALNLPIEEIDAVKNPQYIKQYQLTATPTILVLKDGKVLERFEGVVHAEQLESVLKKYL
- a CDS encoding HVO_0476 family zinc finger protein produces the protein MFITVPCPECNDETEHEVVAESRDLLVRCTTCGHHQRIPKEREPQALMIKAIVSREGTSRVCGIELAEDDECSIDDHLVAECGDDAFGVEVTSIECGDKRPQRAKAADITALWTRAIEQVVVKISIHDGRKTIPVYMPCDGEQAFVVGEMYVVSGKRFKISHLKLRDGPLMRKEGWKTVAHRVKRIYGTRL
- a CDS encoding DUF371 domain-containing protein, which translates into the protein MEAQEIIRCRGHPLVLGTHPTTFEVTREDHLTANGNCIVGIAADKGCSGLSSAFRNLLAHNDAVLRTTLECEGLLVTIQSSGSSEMILDHPTDMVWRRSGFVCGRTIGIRSDTVALTLPRDLINNLVQGKEMVVTLTAMRPG